The Solea senegalensis isolate Sse05_10M linkage group LG14, IFAPA_SoseM_1, whole genome shotgun sequence genomic sequence atagaagatggatggatgaaaaccAAGACCTAAAAGGATCATGGATCATCTACTTTCATTTTGATTTCCAGAAAACAGAGCTATATTCATGCCAAGTAATAAAGTCCAGGATAAGCCAAGTCATGGACATCATAAAACAACCTGAGGGGTTAAGAGTGAACCATGACTCAGCTGGTTTCATGTGGCCACGGTCACTACTGTGTGACCTGTAATTACCTAATGGTGCATGTGTCCACAAGGGCATCCAAATGAAACCTGTTTCCCTGGGCATGTGACCAAGTGGTTCTATTGGCCCAGAAAAACCAAGGCCCCGTAGTtgcataaaaaataataaaaaaaagaaagtttgaaaTTCAAAGACACTTGGCTCTCACCTTTGCCATTCTCCACATCCTGAGAGGCAATGACAAAACCAAAGCCCTCTCCCGGCTTTCTCCTGAGCTCCACATCAAACCCTCGCAGTGGCCGGGTCTGTTCGGCAGTCTGCCTCCCCAGACCTGAATCAGGCACCATGACACCATCCGCCTCATCCTCCAGGCCTGTGTTGATCCAGTCTTTGGGCTCCATCGTCAGGGTCACTGGGATTGACTCCAAGAAGCTGGTGCTCTGGACCAGCGAGGATCGTGTAGGGGTTGGAGGCATGCTCATGGAGGTGCGGGGCACAGGCAGCGTCTCGGGGAGTCTGGTGGAGTCTTCTGAGTCGTCGGGTGGGGGAGGTGGGTGGAGAAGGGGCGGTGGCAGTCTCCGACCAGAGCCGGGGGAGACGGACGAGTGATAGATACCTGATAATGACAGAGAAAGTAAGTGTGAGGTAAATGTAGCCACACTGAGAAAAATGTTCGATCACAGGCTGCAATAGTTTACCTCTGTGAACCAGTAAGATGACTTCTCCCAGTTTGGTGTGTTCTTGGAGAACGGTTTGTACCTGTGAGCAAACACAGTATATTTTACTAAAAcgttaacatttacatttcagcatttagcagacggttttatccaaagcaacttacaaaagaggaataagctacatacaagaagtcttggaaagaaatccactagataggaacagtggcctgacagagggtgagagtgcagaagtggatccaagtgcagaaggagattgTGCAGGGGAGGAGGtaaaggtaagtgctaggacagaagatgctcttggaagagctgggtcttcaagagcgtcttgaagacagacagggactGTCTGTTCCTGTTCTGCTCAgaaggtcattccaccagcgtggaacgacacatgaaaagagtctggacaCCTCATCCTTTACTGTTGTATTAGTGCTTTTCAAGTCCTGATGACATTTACActcatttacaaacacattccCACAGCAAATCTTTATAACTATCACACATCTTGTACTGGAACACATTGCCATGTAGCCTAACAGAGCCAGGGATCAAACCCCCAACCTTACAGTTGGAAAACAACCCCCTCTAACACTGATCCACAGCCACCCTGTTATCTTTTCAAATAGTCTTTAAGTAACAAGGCTCCTATTgaacaataccagctgtcactcacactggtgtccactcaggTGCAGTGCTttcttgtctgttttcctcttaaTTGAcctaaaagactaaaactaGCAACTGAGAACATTAACTgcccaggaaaatgtttactgacggtTTACTTACTGTAAATCAACTGAAAAATAGGATCATTTTCCCTTAGACCTCAATTCAAACAGGGTTCTCAATCAGTGGAGTCACCCCCTTCCTTTTTCTCCATGTCACTTTTCAAGTTAAAAGACTGTGTCCATTTAAATGTAGTCTATGGTCTTACCCCAGTGATTACTTAGAGATGAATAATAGTATTATCATAAACAAAATTATTACGTTAAATCTTTTTTGTGAAACTGTTGTGTCACTCCATGgtgcaaaaaaagcaaaaaagaaagggaTTATTCAGATTACATTATTCGCCAATTACCTGTGAAAAGCTTAGACTCTGAACATCAGCACCATTGATTTTGACAATAGCATCCCCTGGCTGCAGAGAGCTGCACTGCTTCCTGTCCCACACTCTTCTCACAACAGTCATCCTGCCTCCAGAACCTCCGGCCGCCACGCTGAAGCCGAGGCCGCCGTCTCCTTCAGACTGAGCCAGGACCACTGGCACCAGCTCTCCCCCACTCCTCCCTCCAGGAGAGGACACCCTGTTTGGACTGGCAGTGGGGCTGGCGTTGGCATGGAAATCGTTGacgctgtggtggtggtggtggtggtggtggtggtagggGTTGTCAGAGGTGGAAGGAGGTCTGAGGTGGGAGGTCTGCGGTCTGTAGAGATGGGACTGAGAGCTGCGGGGGCCGCCGGGCGAGGACTCTGCTGGTCTTCTGGGCGACTGAGGCATTGGCAGCCGGGATCCGGACAGGGTGCAGGTGGAGAGGTCGCTCTCAGACGACTTTGATGTGCCGTATCGTACATGATGTTGGGGTGTTGAGAgggagttgttgttgtgattccGAATCATTGATGCcctgatgaagaagaggaagcagaaTTGTAATCATAATAAGGAAACTGTTCTCTGGTGTCAGTCATGAGTTAatttgaaagattttattgaaGGCAGCTCAGATCAGGAAGAACTGAGACAACACCAGATTCTAGTGAGCAGAGTGCCAGCTCTGATACATACAGATAATAAGCCTTGAGATGGTATCTGGTCCCGATACCTGGTGCCTTAGTATCAAGGGAGAGAACCTTGAAAGgcgcctagtttgtgtcttatcatACATTATGGCTGTTTATACTGaacaccaggtctggttataagaatatgtgagtaattacACTTAAAGATGGTTGAAGATTAGAATTTTTTAGGCCTACAACTGATGATTACTGAATATTTATGATTGATCACTCAGTCAATTACTGTCTCAATTAATCATTTAGCTTCAGATGGTGAAACCGGCTCATTACAGTTTCCTGCAGCAAAAAATCTAaatggttgttttctgttttttttgttttattttgttttaaattttggagagaaaataatcaaagaTAAAGCTGGAACATTAAAATATTGTAATcataaaaaacaattcaatgGCTAAAAATCATAAAGGATGACAGTTGctaacaaaatgattcagattgGTTTTTGGTGTTGATTTGGTTTATGTTTACTGGATTTTGTAGTGTTTTCATGGACTATGGtttgttctctatgtttttTGTGCgttatttatttcctgttttttgtagtttttttagctttgttttCCTAGTGTGTATCTTTTACAACCTGTCTCTCCGTGTTATTTGTCTGCCCCAAATGTCTCGggtgtttctttgctccaacacacctcaGATTCAGATAAAatgctcgttatcaggcttctgcagagcttgttgatgagctctctatttgaatcaggtgtgttggagcagggaaacatcatGTTGTTACCTGTGAGAGCCAATCGCTGACACAACTTCACTGTCGCTCTGGCTGGCCTGGTCAAGAGACTGCAGCCGGGCCAGTCTTCTCAGGGATCGAGGTGGACGAACGGGGGACAACGTGGCAGTGTTGCTCAGACTGGAGCGTCTGTACGGCGGCGGCTGCCTGACTACGAAAGACATCGCGTTTCCATTTGCATCCAGAGTCACTCCTGGTTCCATGTAGTTCACGTCACCGTGGACCCCATTAAAGTCGAAATGCTGGGCGTGGTGGGTGGGTGTTGGGAGGCGAGGTCGCTGGTGAAGAGGCTGAggctgggtggtggtggtggggggcagGATGAAGGCACCGCTGTCCAGTGGCCTTGGCGGGGACTGCTTTGGACAACCGTCGGGGTTGTAGAGCATTGGATACCCTCTTCTGACCTCGACGTCCACGCTGTGGCCCACAGGCACCGACTTCAGCATCTCCACTGCTTCTTTGTGAGACGATCCCAACACGCAGACGTCATTGATGTAGACGAGGATGTCCGCtgataaaatattaaaggaaacacacataagacacaatatgacgacaaatcgtttaacggtgttgccatggcaacgatgcaaagtcggatttttgggacaaaaaatcaaactgctacaacttcgcgaatcctggtccgatctgaaccaaacttgctaggattgatgacagtccggccctaaagacgtctatatgaaaattttcaatttcgaaaacagcgccccctggtgacagcagacagtatgacagcttgtatttcaattatctcctcctagagcttttgtgcgatcaccttcaaacttggtgagatcattgtggacgagttgagcatcaaaagttatcaaaagctttttaaaatattgtatggcgtacgagataagggggcgccaaaattggagataataataatttttcacagcagacaatgaaactcttataactttgcgatggaaggtctgatcccaaccaaacttgctatagttgatgatggttagttcctgaagacgactgtgttgctgaaacggtacattttgaaaacagcgcctcctggtggtggtagaaaattcaaaaaaaacaaactgttacaactttgccaatcctggtccgatctgaaccaaagttgctgggattgatgatagtccggccctgaacacgtctatatgaaaatattcattttcaaatacagagccccctggtgacagcagacagaattacatttatagtttttgatgctgctccaacagggattgttgtatccacttgaaacttagtatgtgggaccccagacccttcctcaacatgtccgtaaaaggtcacctccctacaggaagtggaacgcccaaaacaggaagtaaagtcttacattgtccgattgacacgaaactagatatgtgagttacaggaccttccctgaacatgtttccggagacgaacaggaagtcggccattttaaacaggaagtgccctctaactttgccgcacgttgtccgatttgcacgaaaccttatatgtgagttacgggaccttccctgaacatgtttacggagacgccgttgaccgaacaggaagtcggccattttaaacaggaagtgcactctaactttgcagtacattgtccgatttgcacaaaaccttatatgtgacaccagggacctgtcctgagtatgtctgtaaaaggtcacctccctacaggaagtggaacgcccgaaacaggaagtaaagtcttacattgtccgattgacacaaaactagatatgtgagttacgggaccttccctgaacatgtttccagagacgaacaggaagttggccattttaaacaggaagtgcccgctaactttgccgtacattgtccaatttgcacgaaaccttatatgtcacaccagggacctgtcctgagcatgtctgcaaaagatgacctcccaacaggaagtggaatgcccgaaacaggaagtaaactctaagattgtccgatctgcacaaaacttgatatgtaagacaagggaacttccctgaacacgtttacggacgcgcatttgaccgaacaggaagtcggccattttaaacaggaagtgccctctaactttgcagtatattgtccgatctgcacaaaaccttatatgtgacaccagggacctgtcctgagcatgtctgcaaaagatgacctcccaacaggaagtggaatgcccgaaacaggaagtaaactctaagattgtccgatctgcacaaaactagatatgtaagacaagggaacttccctgaacacgtttacggacgcgcatttgaccgaacaagaagtcggccattttaaacaggaagtgccctataactttgccatacgttgccgatcccccccgaaatttggatcgacatgtgcggggacgccgctgaaaataactagtaatgaaaataactagtactgaaaataactagtaccgcgcgcggtgaatgaacgggcgagagcgcgaggcacgcggggagccgtggcacacggcgacccgcgtgggtcggctcgaacccgttcagaaccgcgcgcggtactagttactattgtttttattattattattattattattattattattattattaataataataacgataataataaatgtgggCGTGTGTGAATAATACTTAAAGTTTCATGATTGGTCCAGTCGATGGCCTCAGGCTGAGTTAAGTTCATAAAAAGTGCTGGTTTTTCTCCAGTAAATGGCCGGGATTGTTATTGTAAGAGATGTTCTGTTCTGGCAGCACAGCAGTGCAATAACCCCACCAGTCTTGTAA encodes the following:
- the LOC122781061 gene encoding membrane-associated guanylate kinase, WW and PDZ domain-containing protein 1-like produces the protein MCVSFNILSADILVYINDVCVLGSSHKEAVEMLKSVPVGHSVDVEVRRGYPMLYNPDGCPKQSPPRPLDSGAFILPPTTTTQPQPLHQRPRLPTPTHHAQHFDFNGVHGDVNYMEPGVTLDANGNAMSFVVRQPPPYRRSSLSNTATLSPVRPPRSLRRLARLQSLDQASQSDSEVVSAIGSHRASMIRNHNNNSLSTPQHHVRYGTSKSSESDLSTCTLSGSRLPMPQSPRRPAESSPGGPRSSQSHLYRPQTSHLRPPSTSDNPYHHHHHHHHHSVNDFHANASPTASPNRVSSPGGRSGGELVPVVLAQSEGDGGLGFSVAAGGSGGRMTVVRRVWDRKQCSSLQPGDAIVKINGADVQSLSFSQVQTVLQEHTKLGEVILLVHRGIYHSSVSPGSGRRLPPPLLHPPPPPDDSEDSTRLPETLPVPRTSMSMPPTPTRSSLVQSTSFLESIPVTLTMEPKDWINTGLEDEADGVMVPDSGLGRQTAEQTRPLRGFDVELRRKPGEGFGFVIASQDVENGKAASLLPHRFVTVRRGSPAAKSGQIRPGDRLEAVEGRSVVKLPHRELAQILRRAGNTLRLTIVPRPSTYTSSLSETAENDLGHRSRKGQRSRPKRDSRYYSVDLDRGPSGFGFSLRGGSEYNMGLYVLGLMEGGPASRSQKIQVCVCVWHLYTYIQIRLDLI